The following proteins are encoded in a genomic region of Sorangiineae bacterium MSr12523:
- a CDS encoding metallophosphoesterase yields the protein MKSYASLLVLSLIASACSSSDDNGPSSPPPDDHKPTEREVAKLAPLSAPVKLTDVQTIVPRHAVEAEQSKPTSIEPAVLKQQLADGFGAFTTGPGEAIQVETPDGAAAPTPGPNARKLTRFAHLADFQLADDESPTRVANVDGITPDLSAAWRPQEGHECRVVNAVVRTVNRIHKDAPFDFVVLGGDNADSAQQNEVDWVLALLGGADKLACDSGNADDPVPGANNDGKDPFTPEGLDMPWYWVSGNHDVLIQGTLVVDANSIAQSKGSKPGVYGTRDYRLPGSPIASDGEIPADPNRAAMPRADLIDRVLAHKGKSGPLAHGLGDYAKSAKKAFYEQDLGESGIRLITIDTAAETGGAEGLLRKGDIDAFVKPALERAKQDKKMVLFASHHAAENLSDGGSLGGKQQPDAFLRPEWEALLTANPHVIGHIAGHSHIHKVRHVAAAAPATNGYWEVRTSAIADYPHQFRTIEVWDEDNGYLSIRSVAVDYSTENDSVAEMGRTLGILDYTTHGVGAGQGTAKDRNVILWIKKPTF from the coding sequence ATGAAGTCTTACGCGTCCCTCCTCGTCTTGTCCCTGATTGCCTCGGCATGCTCCAGCAGCGACGACAACGGTCCCTCGTCGCCGCCCCCGGATGACCATAAGCCGACCGAACGCGAGGTCGCCAAACTTGCGCCGCTTTCGGCACCGGTGAAGCTCACCGATGTGCAAACCATCGTGCCCAGGCACGCGGTGGAAGCGGAGCAGAGCAAGCCCACGTCGATCGAGCCGGCGGTGTTGAAACAGCAGCTGGCGGACGGCTTTGGTGCATTTACGACGGGGCCGGGGGAAGCGATTCAGGTGGAAACTCCGGATGGGGCAGCGGCACCCACGCCCGGGCCGAATGCGCGAAAGCTCACCCGATTTGCCCACTTGGCGGATTTTCAACTTGCGGACGACGAGTCGCCGACGCGTGTGGCCAACGTCGATGGGATCACACCGGATCTCAGCGCCGCATGGCGTCCGCAGGAAGGGCACGAGTGCCGCGTCGTCAATGCCGTGGTCCGAACGGTAAACCGGATTCACAAGGATGCGCCGTTCGACTTCGTGGTGCTTGGCGGCGACAATGCGGATAGTGCTCAGCAAAACGAAGTCGACTGGGTACTCGCACTACTCGGTGGGGCCGACAAGCTGGCGTGCGATTCGGGCAATGCCGACGATCCGGTGCCCGGGGCGAACAACGATGGCAAAGATCCGTTCACCCCCGAGGGGCTCGATATGCCTTGGTACTGGGTGTCGGGCAACCACGATGTATTGATTCAGGGGACGTTGGTGGTCGACGCGAATTCGATCGCGCAGTCGAAGGGGTCGAAGCCGGGGGTGTACGGGACGCGCGATTACCGATTGCCCGGAAGTCCGATCGCAAGCGATGGAGAGATCCCCGCCGATCCGAATCGCGCCGCGATGCCGCGCGCCGACTTGATCGACCGGGTGCTCGCGCACAAAGGGAAGTCCGGGCCGCTGGCCCATGGGTTGGGGGACTACGCCAAGTCGGCGAAAAAGGCTTTTTACGAGCAAGATCTCGGTGAGTCGGGGATTCGGCTCATCACCATCGATACGGCGGCGGAGACCGGGGGAGCCGAGGGACTGCTGCGCAAAGGGGATATCGATGCCTTCGTGAAGCCGGCCCTGGAGCGGGCGAAGCAGGACAAGAAGATGGTGCTCTTTGCTTCGCACCATGCGGCGGAGAATCTCTCGGACGGCGGATCGCTCGGTGGGAAGCAGCAGCCGGATGCGTTTTTGAGGCCCGAGTGGGAGGCGTTGCTGACCGCGAATCCGCACGTCATCGGGCACATTGCGGGGCATTCGCACATTCACAAGGTGCGGCACGTGGCGGCGGCCGCGCCGGCGACCAATGGCTATTGGGAAGTGCGGACTTCGGCGATTGCCGATTATCCGCACCAGTTCCGGACCATCGAAGTATGGGACGAGGACAATGGCTATTTGTCGATTCGCTCCGTCGCCGTGGACTACTCGACGGAGAACGATTCCGTGGCGGAAATGGGCCGCACGTTGGGGATTCTCGATTATACGACCCACGGGGTGGGGGCAGGGCAGGGGACGGCGAAGGATCGGAATGTGATCCTTTGGATCAAGAAGCCGACTTTTTGA
- a CDS encoding GFA family protein gives MKLEGSCQCGKVTYRIDSDTPYPYMYCFCSICRKTSGALTCNIMGKRDTLKIRGERYVKKYHAVMREKGQRPHRSEGERWFCGECGTHLFVADDRWPEGIWPNAAAVDTELPEPPEQVRIMLAFKPKWVPAPGEGPTFKRYPKLSIAKWHENHGLSGESRKSPKSPKSRKTRKAS, from the coding sequence ATGAAACTCGAAGGCTCGTGCCAGTGTGGCAAGGTCACCTATCGCATCGATTCGGATACGCCGTATCCGTACATGTATTGCTTCTGTTCCATCTGCCGCAAGACCTCGGGCGCGCTCACGTGCAACATCATGGGCAAGCGCGACACGTTGAAGATCCGCGGCGAGCGCTATGTGAAGAAGTACCACGCGGTGATGCGCGAAAAAGGCCAGCGCCCTCACCGCAGCGAGGGTGAACGCTGGTTCTGCGGCGAATGCGGCACGCACCTCTTCGTCGCCGACGACCGCTGGCCCGAGGGCATCTGGCCCAACGCGGCCGCCGTCGACACCGAGCTGCCCGAGCCCCCCGAGCAGGTGCGCATCATGCTGGCCTTCAAGCCCAAGTGGGTCCCCGCCCCGGGCGAGGGCCCCACCTTCAAGCGCTACCCCAAGCTATCCATTGCCAAATGGCACGAGAACCACGGCCTCTCGGGCGAGTCACGCAAGTCCCCGAAATCCCCCAAGTCCCGAAAGACACGAAAAGCCTCCTAA
- the htpG gene encoding molecular chaperone HtpG, translated as MTDPTPNQATTEGKKSLPFQAEVAQVLKLVIHSLYSHKEIFLRELVSNASDALDKLRFRNLTEPELMGNDPRLEITIAPDKEKGVLVIRDTGIGMTEAELIENLGTVAHSGSRAFLEQLSKAGTAKDVNLIGQFGVGFYSAYLVADRVEVITRAAGPGQRALLWSSDAQSTFTIEPTTRAERGTEIILHLRPEHKDFLDEWRIRDLVGRYSDYVAYPIKLEKKPEKDEKPEQPEQINRANALWQRPKSEITDAQYDELYKHLTHDFEPPIARTHFKVEGTQEFAGLLFIPRRPPFDLYDGRKPRGVRLFVKRVFIMDDVEEVLPPWLRFMRGVIDSDDLPLNVSRELLQDSTILHAIKKQVTKKTLDLLEEMAKERKDDYETVWKNFGQVLKEGLALDSEYKERIAPLLRYGSSHGEGLVSLADYVGRMKEGQEGIYYLFGESTASLQNSPYLETLTSRGFEVLFMSDPVDEWAAEGLREFQGKPLVSAMRTDLKLPLDEEQKKTKEEASTRLQPLILRMVKVLHDRVREVKVSDRLTNTPSCLVLPDGGTPAFMERLLKERGRGIPHAKRIFEINATHPIIESLASLVEKDAESPKIDEWIDILYDQALLTEGATIDDPNRLARRIASLLTEVATGGATKQG; from the coding sequence ATGACCGATCCGACCCCCAACCAAGCCACGACAGAGGGCAAGAAGAGTCTCCCGTTCCAAGCGGAGGTGGCTCAGGTCCTCAAGCTCGTCATCCACTCGCTGTACAGCCATAAAGAGATCTTCTTGCGTGAGCTCGTTTCCAACGCATCCGACGCGCTGGACAAGCTCCGCTTTCGCAACCTGACCGAGCCCGAATTGATGGGCAACGACCCCCGGCTGGAGATCACGATTGCGCCGGACAAAGAAAAGGGCGTGCTCGTCATCCGCGACACCGGCATCGGCATGACCGAGGCGGAGCTCATCGAGAACCTCGGCACCGTGGCGCACTCGGGCTCGCGGGCTTTTCTCGAGCAGCTTTCCAAAGCAGGCACCGCGAAAGACGTCAATCTCATCGGCCAATTCGGCGTCGGCTTCTACAGCGCCTACCTCGTGGCGGATCGTGTCGAGGTCATCACCCGCGCCGCCGGCCCCGGCCAGCGCGCCCTCCTCTGGTCGTCGGACGCGCAGAGCACCTTCACCATCGAGCCCACCACCCGGGCCGAGCGCGGCACGGAAATCATTCTTCACCTGCGCCCCGAGCACAAAGACTTCCTCGACGAGTGGCGCATTCGCGACTTGGTGGGCCGCTATTCCGATTACGTCGCCTACCCCATTAAGCTGGAAAAGAAGCCCGAGAAGGACGAAAAGCCGGAGCAGCCCGAGCAAATCAACCGCGCCAACGCACTGTGGCAGCGCCCCAAGTCGGAAATCACCGACGCGCAGTACGACGAGCTCTACAAGCATCTGACGCACGACTTCGAGCCGCCCATCGCGCGCACCCACTTCAAAGTGGAGGGCACGCAGGAGTTCGCGGGCCTCTTGTTCATCCCGCGCCGCCCGCCGTTCGATCTGTACGACGGCCGCAAGCCGCGCGGCGTGCGCCTCTTCGTGAAGCGCGTCTTCATCATGGACGACGTGGAGGAGGTGCTTCCGCCCTGGCTTCGCTTCATGCGCGGCGTCATCGATTCGGACGACTTGCCCCTCAACGTCTCGCGTGAGCTGCTGCAAGACTCGACCATCCTGCACGCGATCAAGAAGCAGGTTACCAAGAAGACCTTGGACCTGCTCGAGGAAATGGCCAAGGAGCGCAAGGACGATTACGAGACCGTCTGGAAGAACTTCGGCCAAGTTCTCAAAGAGGGATTGGCGCTGGACAGCGAATACAAAGAGCGCATTGCGCCGCTGCTTCGATATGGCAGCTCCCATGGCGAAGGCCTGGTGTCGCTCGCCGATTACGTGGGCCGCATGAAGGAAGGCCAAGAGGGCATTTATTACCTCTTTGGCGAGTCGACGGCGTCGCTGCAGAATTCGCCCTATCTGGAGACGTTGACCTCGCGCGGGTTCGAGGTGCTCTTCATGAGCGATCCCGTCGACGAGTGGGCGGCCGAGGGTCTGCGCGAATTCCAGGGCAAGCCGCTGGTGTCGGCGATGCGCACGGATCTGAAGCTGCCGCTCGACGAGGAGCAGAAGAAGACGAAGGAAGAAGCGTCGACGCGGTTGCAGCCGCTCATCTTGCGCATGGTCAAGGTGCTTCACGACCGGGTGCGCGAGGTGAAGGTGTCGGACCGGCTGACGAACACGCCGTCGTGCCTGGTGCTTCCCGATGGGGGCACGCCCGCCTTCATGGAGCGGCTGCTCAAGGAGCGCGGGCGGGGCATTCCGCATGCGAAGCGCATTTTCGAGATCAACGCGACGCACCCGATCATCGAGTCGCTCGCGTCGCTGGTGGAGAAGGACGCCGAGTCACCGAAGATCGACGAGTGGATCGATATTCTTTACGACCAGGCGCTGCTCACCGAGGGCGCGACCATCGACGATCCGAATCGGCTGGCGCGGCGCATTGCCTCGCTGCTCACGGAGGTTGCGACCGGGGGCGCGACCAAGCAGGGTTGA
- a CDS encoding LysR family transcriptional regulator: MLHGTQQFFPQLEELEAFVRIAELGSLTAAAQRLRVPKSTLSRRLSRLEEGLGAQLLTRTTRKLHLTEVGAAYLERIAPALAHIDEANREAQGDRDTPRGHLRITAPVDLATTWLPPLIATFCARHPAVTVEVLVEARFMDLVGEGIDLAVRPAAELADSGLVARRISTTDLALWASPRYLRRRSLPRVPADLERHVMAVLGPPIARLTLRGPEGVRHTDVKTAIASNDPIFLRELALKDGGIVILPSLFARADLGLVRVLPDWALRQVGLYLVHPAARVVPAKVRAFRDYLTKHAPDSTAYRALLRRWQMQR, translated from the coding sequence ATGTTGCATGGCACGCAACAATTCTTCCCGCAGCTCGAAGAACTCGAGGCCTTCGTGCGCATCGCCGAATTGGGCAGTCTCACGGCGGCCGCGCAGCGCCTTCGCGTGCCGAAGTCCACCTTGAGCCGGCGTCTCAGTCGCCTCGAAGAAGGACTCGGTGCGCAGCTTCTCACGCGCACCACGCGCAAGTTGCACCTCACCGAGGTGGGTGCCGCGTACCTCGAACGAATCGCACCCGCCCTCGCGCACATCGACGAGGCGAACCGCGAAGCCCAGGGAGATCGCGACACGCCCCGCGGTCATTTGCGCATCACGGCGCCCGTGGATCTGGCCACCACGTGGCTCCCGCCGCTCATCGCCACGTTTTGCGCGCGCCATCCTGCCGTGACCGTCGAGGTTCTCGTCGAGGCGCGCTTCATGGACCTCGTGGGCGAGGGCATCGACTTGGCCGTGCGCCCCGCCGCGGAGTTGGCCGATTCGGGTCTCGTGGCCCGCCGTATCTCCACGACGGACCTCGCGCTCTGGGCGAGCCCGCGCTACCTGCGCCGGCGCAGCCTACCACGCGTGCCTGCGGATTTGGAGCGCCATGTCATGGCCGTCCTCGGGCCGCCCATCGCGCGCCTCACACTGCGCGGGCCGGAGGGCGTGCGCCACACCGATGTGAAAACGGCCATCGCGAGCAACGACCCCATCTTTCTACGCGAGCTCGCGCTGAAAGACGGCGGCATCGTCATCCTGCCTTCCCTCTTCGCGCGGGCGGACCTCGGCCTCGTGCGCGTGCTTCCGGATTGGGCCCTGCGGCAGGTGGGCCTCTACCTGGTCCACCCGGCGGCGCGGGTCGTTCCGGCCAAGGTGCGCGCCTTCCGAGACTACCTCACGAAGCACGCCCCCGACTCGACCGCCTACCGCGCACTTCTGCGTCGTTGGCAAATGCAGAGGTAG
- a CDS encoding dioxygenase, whose translation MPVAFVGHGAPLLALDAEKGAELSAWAMTLPRRPSAVLVVSAHWEDAPVTLSSTRNGTPLVYDFYGFPEPLYQVRHDAPAAPELATEVTKRLASWGPRASDRGLDHGAWTVLTHLDPEARLPTLQLSMPHSASMKELLALGRALSPLRDQDVWILGSGNITHNLRRLQRDGTDAPVAWAAEFDAWATETLSSGDLDALCDPKRAPGWALAHPTPDHYRPLVVAAGAAGDDATKVRFPIVGFEFGSLSRRSVEFG comes from the coding sequence ATGCCGGTCGCGTTCGTGGGGCACGGTGCGCCGTTGCTCGCGCTCGATGCCGAGAAGGGCGCGGAGCTCTCGGCGTGGGCCATGACGTTGCCGCGCCGCCCAAGTGCCGTGCTGGTGGTGTCGGCCCACTGGGAGGACGCACCGGTGACCTTGTCGTCGACGCGAAACGGAACGCCGCTGGTGTACGATTTTTATGGCTTTCCGGAGCCGCTCTATCAGGTTCGGCACGATGCTCCGGCGGCACCGGAGCTCGCCACCGAGGTGACGAAGCGCCTCGCTTCGTGGGGGCCGCGTGCAAGCGATCGCGGGCTCGACCATGGCGCATGGACCGTGTTGACCCACCTGGATCCGGAGGCGCGGCTGCCGACGCTGCAGCTATCGATGCCACACTCCGCGAGCATGAAGGAACTCCTGGCCCTCGGCCGCGCGCTGTCGCCGTTGCGTGATCAAGACGTATGGATTCTGGGGAGCGGGAATATTACCCACAACCTCCGGCGTCTTCAGCGTGATGGTACGGATGCGCCTGTGGCATGGGCCGCGGAGTTCGATGCGTGGGCGACGGAGACCTTGTCGTCCGGTGACCTGGATGCTCTATGCGACCCCAAACGAGCACCCGGTTGGGCCTTGGCGCATCCAACACCGGATCATTATCGCCCGCTCGTCGTAGCCGCGGGCGCGGCTGGAGACGATGCAACAAAGGTTCGTTTTCCAATCGTAGGATTCGAATTCGGTAGTCTGAGTCGCCGTTCGGTGGAGTTCGGGTAG
- a CDS encoding YceI family protein — translation MMLRYAAVAFVAVALAAGCDNDPGKDKAKAQVSAPAAVQPVTTGAATKLAFSSADGSKFSFVGAKVTRKHDGNFGKFSGTVDLVDGNAEKSKVTAEVDVGSLSTDEEKLTGHLKTGDFFDVAKFPTAKFTSTAIKAGGEKGASHTITGNLELHGVTKSISFPATIKVNGDQLDADAEFAINRKDFGIVYPGKPDDLIKDEVLIKLAIRAKKAS, via the coding sequence ATGATGCTTCGATATGCCGCTGTAGCTTTCGTCGCGGTCGCGCTTGCGGCCGGGTGCGACAACGATCCGGGCAAGGACAAGGCGAAGGCGCAGGTATCCGCGCCCGCGGCGGTGCAACCGGTGACCACCGGGGCGGCGACGAAGCTCGCGTTCTCCAGCGCCGATGGGTCCAAGTTCTCGTTCGTGGGCGCGAAGGTGACGCGCAAGCACGATGGCAACTTCGGCAAGTTCTCGGGGACCGTCGATTTGGTCGACGGCAATGCCGAGAAGAGCAAGGTGACCGCCGAGGTGGACGTGGGCTCGCTCTCCACCGACGAGGAGAAGCTGACCGGCCACTTGAAGACGGGGGATTTCTTCGACGTGGCGAAGTTTCCGACGGCGAAGTTCACGTCGACGGCCATCAAGGCCGGCGGCGAAAAGGGCGCCTCGCATACCATCACGGGCAACCTCGAACTTCACGGCGTGACCAAGTCGATCTCGTTCCCCGCGACCATCAAGGTCAACGGCGATCAACTCGACGCCGACGCCGAGTTCGCGATCAACCGCAAGGACTTCGGCATCGTCTACCCGGGCAAGCCGGACGACTTGATCAAAGACGAAGTCCTCATCAAGCTCGCCATCCGCGCGAAGAAGGCGTCCTAG
- a CDS encoding trehalose-6-phosphate synthase, with product MQTTQVGQSRIRETKQDKIVILSNRGPNDFVWRGGGWVVERASGGLVSMLAPLAQRPDTTWFCCVSEPPDAKGERDGLFTTAADQCAEFDVVPLPLPPEVYQAYYGRISNEVLWMLQHHMLGPGGYELVDHARYRAWSSGYFEANRRLAAAVKETCVTPRAFLVQDYHLYPLPALLRRHFPHVRSLHFTHIPFPEPTVLRLLPKPWREAILHGMLGADRVGFQTEEDREAFLACCKYTAEREVDFETKTVRAIDGRQVYVGVYPASVDPEALLALRDSPRVVEARARFADTRSEFSIVRVDRLDPSKNQLVGFKAFAHLLETRPDLHGRVLFRAFLVPSRTDHTVYRDYKAAIYREIERINATYGPSCGRPPIEVFYTNDREQALAALERCDVLLVNSKEDGMNLVAKEWAIVADTDRPGVLVVSETAGVAEEAAGSALTVSPLDVEETTQAMVRALEMPRTEREGRLQRFRARVRSWTASHWLTAQLTDLGVD from the coding sequence GTGCAAACCACTCAAGTTGGCCAAAGTCGCATCAGGGAAACGAAGCAGGACAAGATCGTCATTCTGTCGAACCGTGGCCCGAATGACTTCGTGTGGCGCGGCGGCGGCTGGGTCGTCGAACGCGCCTCGGGAGGCCTGGTCAGCATGCTCGCGCCGCTGGCGCAGCGCCCCGACACGACGTGGTTCTGTTGCGTGTCCGAGCCGCCCGATGCCAAAGGGGAACGCGACGGCTTGTTCACCACGGCCGCGGATCAATGCGCGGAGTTCGACGTGGTGCCGCTACCGTTGCCGCCCGAGGTCTACCAAGCGTACTACGGGCGCATCTCGAACGAGGTGCTCTGGATGCTGCAGCATCACATGCTAGGGCCCGGCGGCTACGAGCTGGTCGATCACGCGCGCTACCGCGCCTGGTCCAGCGGGTACTTCGAGGCGAACCGTCGCCTCGCCGCCGCGGTGAAAGAGACATGCGTGACGCCGCGGGCGTTTCTCGTGCAGGACTACCATCTGTATCCGCTGCCAGCGCTGCTGCGGCGCCATTTTCCGCATGTGCGAAGCTTGCACTTCACGCACATCCCGTTTCCGGAGCCGACGGTGCTGCGCCTTCTGCCGAAGCCGTGGCGCGAGGCGATCTTGCACGGGATGCTCGGCGCCGATCGTGTGGGCTTCCAAACGGAGGAGGACCGCGAGGCGTTCCTTGCATGCTGCAAGTATACGGCGGAGCGCGAGGTGGACTTCGAGACGAAGACGGTGCGCGCCATCGATGGGCGGCAAGTCTACGTGGGCGTTTACCCCGCGAGCGTGGATCCAGAGGCGCTGTTGGCCTTGCGCGATAGCCCACGCGTGGTCGAAGCGCGTGCGCGCTTTGCCGACACGCGGTCCGAGTTTTCCATCGTGCGCGTGGACCGGCTCGATCCGAGCAAGAACCAGCTGGTGGGCTTCAAGGCGTTCGCGCACCTTCTGGAGACGCGCCCCGATCTGCACGGGCGGGTGCTCTTTCGCGCCTTCCTGGTGCCGTCACGCACGGACCACACGGTGTACCGTGACTACAAGGCCGCGATTTACCGCGAGATCGAGCGCATCAACGCGACCTACGGCCCGAGCTGCGGGCGGCCGCCCATCGAGGTGTTCTACACGAATGACCGCGAGCAGGCGCTGGCCGCGCTCGAGCGGTGCGACGTTCTTCTCGTCAACTCGAAGGAGGACGGGATGAACCTCGTCGCAAAAGAATGGGCCATCGTGGCCGATACGGACCGCCCCGGGGTGCTCGTGGTCTCCGAGACGGCGGGCGTCGCCGAAGAAGCCGCGGGCAGCGCGCTCACGGTCTCGCCTCTCGACGTGGAGGAGACGACGCAGGCCATGGTCCGCGCCCTGGAGATGCCCCGCACCGAACGCGAAGGCCGTCTCCAACGCTTCCGCGCCCGCGTCCGCAGTTGGACCGCATCCCACTGGCTCACCGCCCAACTGACGGATCTCGGCGTGGACTAA
- a CDS encoding serine/threonine protein kinase, whose protein sequence is MPPPSRPTKLGDYDVIAKIASGGMANVYLGRSKSSDGEDSVVAIKVPLHELAQDEQGIKMFMDEAKILSRLSHPNLIRTVGYGTSGEYHFIAMELLVGRTLMDVWDTCAGLKVAMRLDVSAWITARVADGLEYAHGLADPEGAELGIIHRDVNPSNIFLTYDGEIKLFDFGLAKSVGRASKSQAGIVKGKLPYLSPEQILQVPIDRRSDIFTLGTTLWEMTTMRRLFRRDNDIATVKAVRNAPIPDPRTLVKGYPDALAKIVMRAVERERDQRYSTAAEFSRDLDGFVRRTAKGTNMSNLTPAMLDRLFPGDRARQLGWLRRRMTPPPPPVAEKRASKRKQT, encoded by the coding sequence GTGCCGCCCCCTTCCAGGCCTACGAAGCTTGGCGATTACGACGTCATCGCCAAAATTGCTTCGGGCGGTATGGCAAATGTTTACTTGGGGCGTTCCAAGTCTTCCGACGGAGAAGACAGTGTCGTCGCCATCAAGGTGCCGCTGCACGAGCTGGCCCAAGACGAGCAGGGCATCAAGATGTTCATGGACGAGGCAAAAATCCTGTCTCGTCTTTCGCACCCCAACCTGATTCGCACCGTCGGGTACGGCACGTCGGGCGAGTACCACTTCATCGCGATGGAGCTCCTCGTGGGGCGCACGCTGATGGACGTGTGGGACACGTGCGCGGGGCTCAAGGTCGCCATGCGCCTCGATGTGAGCGCGTGGATCACGGCGCGGGTGGCCGACGGACTCGAGTACGCGCACGGGCTTGCGGATCCCGAGGGCGCGGAGCTCGGGATCATCCACCGCGATGTGAACCCCAGTAATATTTTTCTAACCTACGACGGCGAGATCAAGCTGTTCGACTTCGGCCTGGCCAAGTCGGTGGGGCGCGCTTCGAAGAGCCAGGCGGGCATCGTGAAGGGCAAGCTGCCCTATCTTTCGCCCGAGCAGATCCTGCAGGTGCCCATCGATCGGCGCAGCGACATCTTCACCTTGGGCACGACGCTCTGGGAGATGACCACGATGCGGCGGCTGTTCCGTCGCGACAACGACATCGCCACGGTGAAGGCGGTGCGCAACGCGCCCATCCCGGATCCGCGCACCCTCGTCAAAGGCTACCCCGACGCCCTCGCGAAGATCGTGATGCGCGCCGTGGAACGCGAGCGTGACCAACGCTATTCCACCGCCGCGGAGTTCTCCCGCGATCTCGATGGCTTCGTGCGCCGCACCGCGAAGGGCACCAACATGTCGAACCTGACGCCGGCCATGCTCGACCGGCTCTTTCCGGGCGATCGCGCGCGCCAACTGGGCTGGCTCCGCCGCCGCATGACCCCACCGCCGCCGCCCGTGGCCGAAAAGCGCGCCTCGAAGCGGAAGCAAACGTAG
- a CDS encoding DUF882 domain-containing protein, whose product MLHRARFPLLVIAPIALLLTTCGHAPAEKFQSQAPTTPAAPSVDVAASNPPPVPKRVAEWTEKLDAIRVYYANTEEEIPIRLYASDGTVDPDELQAFRRIVAAKDAGPAPMHPRLVQLVMKVAYHFKAHSVVVVSAYRPSKAKRSAGKHATGEAIDFKLRGIDSKKVASYVRTLPKVGVGIYTHPDTQYVHLDVREESYHWLDASPPGKSWHEKKLNDPGREERDAAWTPESDLPEQP is encoded by the coding sequence ATGTTGCATCGTGCGCGATTCCCGCTGCTCGTCATCGCGCCCATTGCGCTTCTCCTGACCACGTGCGGGCACGCTCCCGCGGAAAAATTCCAGAGTCAAGCGCCGACGACACCCGCAGCTCCATCCGTGGATGTGGCGGCTTCGAATCCCCCGCCGGTGCCCAAGCGCGTGGCCGAGTGGACGGAGAAGCTCGACGCCATTCGCGTGTATTATGCAAACACCGAGGAAGAGATCCCGATTCGTCTCTATGCCTCCGACGGAACCGTCGATCCCGACGAATTGCAGGCCTTTCGTCGCATCGTTGCGGCCAAGGATGCGGGACCTGCCCCCATGCATCCCCGCTTGGTGCAGCTCGTGATGAAGGTGGCGTATCACTTCAAAGCGCATTCGGTGGTGGTGGTCTCCGCGTACCGCCCCTCGAAGGCAAAGCGTTCGGCCGGCAAGCATGCCACCGGCGAGGCCATCGATTTCAAGCTGCGCGGGATCGATTCCAAGAAGGTAGCTTCGTACGTACGCACTTTACCGAAGGTGGGAGTGGGTATTTACACGCATCCCGACACCCAATACGTGCACCTCGACGTGCGCGAGGAGAGCTACCACTGGCTCGATGCCTCGCCGCCAGGCAAGTCGTGGCACGAGAAAAAGCTGAACGATCCCGGTCGCGAAGAGCGCGACGCCGCGTGGACGCCCGAAAGCGATCTGCCCGAGCAGCCTTAG